In Kitasatospora gansuensis, a genomic segment contains:
- a CDS encoding low temperature requirement protein A: protein MTSSEAVPTEPAPFRRMVPRSKAESHRAATPLELFFDLCFVVAVAQAGSQLAHDLAAGHLGHGLYSYAFAFFAIWWAWMNFSWFASAYDVDDVPYRLTTLVQITGVLILAAGVPRIFADQDLTLSVVGYVVMRLAMVTQWLRAASCESGGARTMALRYAAGITVCQVGWGLVLLVPESARVWVLPLGIVAELSVPALAELHTQSNWHPHHIAERYGLFTLIVLGETVSAATLAMQAALDEHEALGELIPLAAGGILICFAAWWIYFARPVHHILTSNRRSFLWGYGHYLVLGSAAAIGAGMEVAIEYATGEAHIGAKAATAAVTVPAALYLFTVWLLHARHSKRGPAQVLLPVAAVAVLLCTLFGESGVLAAGLVCAAAVAVGVTLHSRQSQV from the coding sequence ATGACCAGTAGTGAAGCCGTCCCGACCGAACCGGCGCCGTTCCGCCGGATGGTGCCCCGGAGCAAGGCGGAGAGCCATCGGGCCGCCACTCCCCTGGAGCTCTTCTTCGACCTCTGCTTCGTGGTGGCGGTCGCCCAGGCCGGCTCCCAGCTCGCCCACGACCTGGCGGCGGGTCACCTCGGCCACGGGCTCTACAGCTACGCGTTCGCGTTCTTCGCGATCTGGTGGGCCTGGATGAACTTCAGCTGGTTCGCCTCCGCCTACGACGTGGACGACGTGCCGTACCGGCTGACCACACTGGTGCAGATCACCGGGGTGCTGATCCTGGCCGCCGGGGTGCCCCGGATCTTCGCCGACCAGGACCTCACCCTCTCGGTGGTCGGCTACGTGGTGATGCGCCTGGCCATGGTCACCCAGTGGCTGCGCGCCGCCTCCTGCGAGAGCGGCGGCGCGCGCACCATGGCGCTGCGCTACGCGGCGGGCATCACGGTCTGCCAGGTCGGCTGGGGCCTGGTGCTGCTGGTGCCGGAGAGCGCCCGGGTCTGGGTGCTGCCGCTCGGCATCGTGGCCGAGCTCTCGGTGCCCGCACTGGCCGAGCTGCACACCCAGAGCAACTGGCACCCGCACCACATCGCCGAGCGGTACGGCCTGTTCACCCTGATCGTGCTCGGCGAGACGGTCTCCGCCGCCACCCTGGCGATGCAGGCCGCGCTCGACGAGCACGAGGCGCTGGGCGAACTGATCCCGCTCGCGGCCGGCGGCATCCTGATCTGCTTCGCCGCCTGGTGGATCTACTTCGCCCGGCCGGTGCACCACATCCTCACCTCCAACCGGCGTTCCTTCCTCTGGGGTTACGGCCACTACCTGGTGCTCGGCTCGGCCGCCGCGATCGGTGCCGGGATGGAGGTCGCGATCGAGTACGCCACCGGCGAGGCGCACATCGGCGCGAAGGCGGCCACCGCCGCCGTCACCGTGCCGGCCGCGCTCTACCTGTTCACCGTCTGGCTGCTGCACGCCCGGCACTCCAAGCGCGGCCCGGCCCAGGTGCTGCTGCCGGTCGCCGCGGTCGCCGTACTGCTCTGCACCCTGTTCGGCGAGTCCGGCGTCCTGGCGGCCGGGCTGGTCTGCGCGGCGGCGGTGGCGGTGGGCGTCACGCTGCACTCCCGTCAGTCCCAGGTGTGA
- a CDS encoding bestrophin-like domain, giving the protein MSAADLALLVGPMVLVAFGLYLTHRLVPNGRRMPFNEVGGVLFSMVGVLYAVLLAFVVIVVWENTEAAKATTFKEADALAGVYWLSRQMPLPEGPELERLTLDYAHEVITVEWPMMTRHHSDPASTALIYRIRESALSFQPGEDTRLQGVYQQLVADVEQLASERRARLNQTDDVVPNLLWVALIIGAVVTVGFTFFFGLPNLLVQIVMVVTMTGLMALLLVTIKEMDYPFDGLYGIDPEAFRVFLSRLPPVR; this is encoded by the coding sequence GTGAGCGCCGCGGACCTCGCACTGCTGGTGGGACCGATGGTGCTGGTGGCCTTCGGCCTGTACCTGACCCACCGGCTGGTGCCGAACGGGCGGCGGATGCCGTTCAACGAGGTCGGCGGCGTGCTGTTCTCGATGGTCGGCGTCCTGTACGCGGTCCTGCTGGCGTTCGTGGTGATCGTGGTCTGGGAGAACACCGAGGCGGCCAAGGCCACCACCTTCAAGGAGGCCGACGCCCTGGCGGGGGTCTACTGGCTGTCCCGGCAGATGCCGCTGCCGGAGGGCCCCGAGCTGGAGCGGCTCACTCTGGACTACGCCCACGAGGTGATCACCGTGGAGTGGCCGATGATGACCCGGCACCACTCCGATCCGGCCTCCACCGCGCTGATCTACCGGATCAGGGAGTCCGCGCTGAGCTTCCAGCCCGGCGAGGACACCCGGCTGCAGGGCGTCTACCAGCAGCTGGTCGCGGACGTGGAGCAGCTGGCCAGCGAGCGCCGGGCCCGGCTGAACCAGACCGATGACGTGGTGCCGAACCTGCTCTGGGTCGCGCTGATCATCGGCGCCGTGGTGACGGTCGGCTTCACCTTCTTCTTCGGCCTGCCCAATCTGCTGGTGCAGATCGTCATGGTGGTCACCATGACCGGGCTGATGGCCCTGCTGCTGGTCACCATCAAGGAGATGGACTACCCGTTCGACGGCCTGTACGGCATCGACCCCGAGGCCTTCCGGGTCTTCCTCTCCCGGCTCCCTCCGGTGCGCTGA
- a CDS encoding ABC transporter permease: MTAVLPLPTAELPAPTGRLRLVTGRLLAAKGVLIGAVTVLLLFLLAFVGPFLTPWDYATPDYLALRQPPSGTHWFGTNGLGQDVFAQTVRGLQKSLVIGLLVALFSTVLAGLVGACAGYFGGWADRGLTFLVDLMLVFPSFLIITIISPRLKGSGWIAFVVLLAAFNWMITARVVRSMTRSLREREFVRAARFMGVHPLRIILRHILPNVASFLITDATVAVGGAVMSEAALSYFGFGVRAPDVSLGTLLAAGTDQAPVFPWLFYFAAGLLVLFVLAVNLIGDGLRDALDPTSGSRP; this comes from the coding sequence ATGACTGCCGTCCTGCCGCTGCCCACCGCCGAACTCCCGGCCCCCACCGGACGGTTGCGCCTGGTCACCGGGCGCCTGCTGGCCGCCAAGGGCGTGCTGATCGGTGCGGTGACCGTGCTGCTGCTCTTCCTGCTGGCCTTCGTCGGCCCGTTCCTGACGCCCTGGGACTACGCGACGCCCGACTATCTGGCGCTGCGTCAACCCCCGTCCGGCACCCACTGGTTCGGCACCAACGGGCTGGGGCAGGACGTCTTCGCGCAGACCGTCCGGGGGCTGCAGAAGTCGCTGGTGATCGGGCTGCTGGTGGCGCTGTTCTCCACCGTGCTGGCCGGGCTGGTCGGCGCCTGCGCCGGGTACTTCGGCGGCTGGGCGGACCGGGGCCTGACCTTCCTGGTCGACCTGATGCTGGTCTTCCCGAGCTTCCTGATCATCACCATCATCTCGCCCCGGCTCAAGGGCTCGGGCTGGATCGCCTTCGTGGTGCTGCTGGCCGCCTTCAACTGGATGATCACCGCCCGGGTGGTCCGCTCGATGACCCGCTCACTGCGCGAGCGCGAATTCGTCCGTGCCGCACGGTTCATGGGCGTCCATCCGCTGCGGATCATCCTGCGGCACATCCTGCCCAACGTCGCCTCCTTCCTGATCACCGACGCCACCGTCGCGGTCGGCGGCGCCGTGATGAGCGAGGCCGCCCTCTCCTACTTCGGCTTCGGCGTCCGCGCCCCCGACGTCTCGCTCGGCACCCTGCTCGCCGCCGGGACGGACCAGGCGCCGGTCTTCCCCTGGCTGTTCTACTTCGCGGCCGGACTGCTGGTGCTGTTCGTGCTCGCCGTCAACCTGATCGGGGACGGCCTGCGGGACGCCCTCGACCCGACCTCCGGGAGCCGACCGTGA
- a CDS encoding pentapeptide repeat-containing protein, with protein sequence MPSVPDQLADLPYAHLLAPHSGPLRRDERYDTVHFEGPELAGPANGATFLECAFTGVQLSGTKLRQARFNEVWVQGSRWVAVDCAETEWQDAGFVGTVLAGLTAYGSALRRVVFRQCKLEAVNLRGATLRDVVFEDCLLRDVDFGDAKLTELSFPGSTLEEVRLGGATLRQVDLRGATRLGLADGPNGLRGAILGSTQLFELAPQFAQALGIIVRD encoded by the coding sequence ATGCCGTCCGTCCCCGACCAGCTCGCCGACCTGCCGTACGCGCACCTGCTCGCCCCGCACAGCGGGCCGCTCCGGCGGGACGAGCGGTACGACACCGTGCACTTCGAGGGCCCGGAGCTGGCCGGGCCGGCCAACGGCGCGACCTTCCTGGAGTGCGCCTTCACCGGCGTGCAGCTGAGCGGGACCAAGCTCCGGCAGGCCCGGTTCAACGAGGTCTGGGTGCAGGGCAGCCGCTGGGTCGCGGTGGACTGCGCGGAGACCGAGTGGCAGGACGCCGGCTTCGTCGGCACCGTGCTGGCCGGGCTGACCGCCTACGGCTCGGCGCTGCGCCGGGTGGTGTTCCGGCAGTGCAAGCTGGAGGCGGTCAACCTGCGCGGGGCCACCCTGCGCGACGTGGTCTTCGAGGACTGCCTGCTGCGGGACGTGGACTTCGGCGACGCCAAACTGACCGAGCTCTCCTTCCCCGGCTCCACCCTGGAGGAGGTCCGCCTCGGCGGGGCGACGCTCCGTCAGGTCGACCTGCGCGGCGCCACCCGGCTCGGCCTGGCCGACGGGCCGAACGGGCTGCGCGGCGCGATTCTCGGCAGCACCCAACTCTTCGAGCTGGCACCGCAGTTCGCCCAGGCCCTGGGGATCATCGTGCGGGACTGA
- a CDS encoding phosphocholine-specific phospholipase C yields the protein MSELSRRKFMALSASAAAGAAVVGSAGAEVSAAATVAGGTAEAAALGLDATGTITDAKHIVVLMQENRSFDHYFGMLKGVRGFADRAAIQIPGGHSVFNQPNGTGRQYPWAFSATNPAGGQTPERLAQCSGDLAHSWNDQHSAWNTGKMDNWVAAKSSVRALGYLNRKDIPFHYALADNWTVCDAYFCSTLSATGPNRTFHWSGQIDPDGKAGGPAYNGGDESGLRWQTYAEALENAGVSWKLYQNAADNYGDNALAYFTQFTSAPAGSPLKVKGMGSVPKVTGKTPEDIAAAIRADVLNGTLPQVSWVVADEASSEHPYAPPNDGAHFVHLVMDALNADPAVFNSTVMFLNYDENDGFFDHVPPPVPVAGTAGEFYNGQPIGLGFRVPMIAISPWSRGGWVSSEVFDHTSVLRFLETWTAALGKPASCPNISAWRRKVTGDLTGAFDFANPVYGMPALPDTSFVIGQSTCGPLPNPAPTNNALPLQEAGTRPARALPYQPNANLDHLEFGANGVMKVWIKMANEGAVATRSTHLAAYANAYRSGGPWQYTIDPGGSTSDFFNCGTNFGNGPYDLSVTGPNRFLRRFKGDATKPGKTVTVTASYANAPDTGKAALWFRLANAGTAAVTFTVTPNNYRADGPWTYTVQPGGNTSDYFNAVAYQNGWYDFTVTVSSDPSWSQRFTGHIETGAPSISG from the coding sequence ATGTCCGAGCTGAGTCGTAGGAAGTTCATGGCACTGTCGGCGAGCGCGGCGGCCGGGGCGGCGGTGGTCGGTTCGGCGGGAGCCGAGGTCAGCGCCGCGGCCACCGTGGCCGGAGGCACGGCCGAGGCTGCCGCGCTCGGTCTGGACGCGACCGGGACGATCACCGACGCGAAGCACATCGTGGTGCTGATGCAGGAGAACCGCAGCTTCGACCACTACTTCGGCATGCTCAAGGGCGTCCGGGGCTTCGCCGACCGGGCCGCGATCCAGATCCCCGGCGGGCACAGCGTCTTCAACCAGCCGAACGGCACTGGCCGCCAGTACCCGTGGGCGTTCAGCGCCACCAACCCGGCCGGCGGCCAGACCCCGGAGCGGCTGGCCCAGTGCAGCGGCGACCTGGCGCACTCCTGGAACGACCAGCACAGCGCCTGGAACACCGGCAAGATGGACAACTGGGTGGCCGCCAAGTCCAGTGTCCGCGCGCTGGGTTACCTGAACCGCAAGGACATCCCGTTCCACTACGCGCTGGCCGACAACTGGACGGTCTGCGACGCCTACTTCTGCTCCACGCTGAGCGCCACCGGGCCGAACCGGACCTTCCACTGGAGCGGCCAGATCGACCCCGACGGCAAGGCGGGCGGCCCGGCCTACAACGGCGGCGACGAGTCCGGCCTGCGCTGGCAGACCTACGCCGAGGCGCTGGAGAACGCCGGGGTGAGCTGGAAGCTCTACCAGAACGCCGCCGACAACTACGGCGACAACGCCCTCGCCTACTTCACCCAGTTCACCAGCGCCCCGGCCGGCAGTCCGCTCAAGGTCAAGGGCATGGGCTCGGTCCCCAAGGTCACCGGGAAGACCCCGGAGGACATAGCCGCCGCGATCCGCGCCGACGTGCTGAACGGCACACTGCCGCAGGTCAGCTGGGTGGTCGCCGACGAAGCCTCCTCCGAGCACCCCTACGCGCCGCCGAACGACGGCGCGCACTTCGTGCACCTGGTGATGGACGCGCTCAACGCCGATCCTGCGGTCTTCAACTCCACCGTGATGTTCCTGAACTACGACGAGAACGACGGCTTCTTCGACCACGTCCCGCCGCCGGTCCCGGTGGCCGGCACCGCCGGGGAGTTCTACAACGGCCAGCCGATCGGCCTCGGCTTCCGGGTCCCGATGATCGCCATCTCGCCCTGGAGCCGCGGCGGTTGGGTGAGCTCCGAGGTCTTCGACCACACCTCGGTGCTGCGCTTCCTGGAGACCTGGACGGCCGCCCTCGGCAAGCCCGCCAGCTGTCCGAACATCAGCGCCTGGCGGCGCAAGGTCACCGGCGACCTGACCGGCGCCTTCGACTTCGCCAACCCGGTGTACGGGATGCCCGCGCTGCCGGACACCTCCTTCGTGATCGGCCAGTCCACCTGCGGCCCGCTGCCCAACCCCGCGCCGACCAACAACGCCCTGCCGCTGCAGGAGGCCGGCACCCGCCCGGCCCGCGCACTGCCGTACCAGCCGAACGCCAACCTGGACCACCTGGAGTTCGGCGCCAACGGCGTGATGAAGGTCTGGATCAAGATGGCCAACGAGGGTGCCGTGGCCACTCGTTCGACGCACCTCGCGGCGTACGCGAACGCCTACCGGAGCGGTGGGCCGTGGCAGTACACCATCGACCCTGGCGGCAGCACCAGCGACTTCTTCAACTGCGGCACCAACTTCGGCAACGGCCCGTACGACCTGAGCGTGACCGGCCCGAACCGCTTCCTGCGCCGCTTCAAGGGCGACGCCACCAAGCCCGGCAAGACCGTCACCGTGACCGCCTCGTACGCCAACGCGCCCGACACCGGCAAGGCGGCGCTCTGGTTCCGGCTGGCCAACGCGGGCACCGCCGCGGTGACCTTCACGGTCACCCCGAACAACTACCGCGCCGACGGCCCCTGGACGTACACCGTGCAGCCCGGCGGCAACACCAGCGACTACTTCAACGCCGTTGCGTACCAGAACGGTTGGTACGACTTCACGGTCACGGTCAGCTCCGACCCGAGCTGGTCGCAGCGGTTCACCGGGCACATCGAGACCGGCGCGCCGAGCATCAGCGGCTGA
- a CDS encoding ABC transporter family substrate-binding protein, with the protein MDAFTTARGLRRAAVLAIALTLAVTGCSSAGSGSGDVTKNVVPTQDAEDNNPQPLDRIKDGGEFRPPLQQWITQWNPYQVDGRYGDAVSIMEYTQAKLFRTDAKGVFKPVPEYLVSAEVTSKSPQVVTYKINPKAKWSDGKQIGVQDFKAVWESTNGKNPAYNIADSSGYEQISSVEQGADAQEVKVTFDKPYADWQNLFDPLIPAAGIATPEAFNQGWIEKVPIFGGPFKIGTIDKTAQTIALVPNPDWWGPKPKLDKITYRVLAIPAITQAFLNNEVDYASAGSATAYGQLKDAKDGVIRTGTPWDEVHISFGGNGPLADKSLRQALGLALDRAALIKIVNQGVPVEFKPLGNHLFMTNQSGYQDNSGDWAKYNVAGAKELLEKAGWKEAAAGQPRTKDGQPLELHYVLSDGSAQAQIDMATAVQNMLLQVGVKLTVDKVPSKEYFGKYVNQGKFDLASWRNTDSFPLSAGVANYRAPQGDNVFGNYSKLATPEIDELLRTAAATLDPAEAVKLYNKADAQIWELGHTLELYQRPSILAVRKGLANFGAGSLADTDITKVGWEK; encoded by the coding sequence ATGGACGCCTTCACCACCGCCCGCGGCCTGCGCCGCGCCGCCGTCCTCGCGATCGCACTGACGCTGGCCGTCACCGGGTGCAGCTCGGCCGGCTCGGGCTCGGGGGACGTGACCAAGAACGTGGTGCCGACCCAGGACGCCGAGGACAACAACCCGCAACCGCTGGACAGAATCAAGGACGGCGGCGAGTTCCGGCCACCGCTCCAGCAGTGGATCACCCAGTGGAACCCGTACCAGGTGGACGGCCGGTACGGCGACGCGGTCTCGATCATGGAGTACACCCAGGCCAAGCTGTTCCGCACCGACGCCAAGGGCGTCTTCAAGCCGGTGCCGGAGTACCTGGTCTCGGCCGAGGTCACCTCCAAGTCGCCGCAGGTGGTGACCTACAAGATCAACCCGAAGGCCAAGTGGTCGGACGGCAAGCAGATCGGCGTCCAGGACTTCAAGGCGGTCTGGGAGTCCACCAACGGCAAGAACCCGGCCTACAACATCGCCGACTCCTCCGGCTACGAGCAGATCTCCTCGGTCGAGCAGGGCGCCGACGCCCAGGAGGTGAAGGTCACCTTCGACAAGCCGTACGCGGACTGGCAGAACCTGTTCGACCCGCTGATCCCGGCGGCCGGGATCGCCACCCCGGAGGCGTTCAACCAGGGCTGGATCGAGAAGGTGCCGATCTTCGGCGGGCCGTTCAAGATCGGCACGATCGACAAGACCGCGCAGACCATCGCCCTGGTACCCAACCCGGACTGGTGGGGCCCGAAGCCCAAGCTGGACAAGATCACCTACCGGGTGCTGGCCATCCCGGCGATCACCCAGGCGTTCCTCAACAACGAGGTGGACTACGCCTCGGCGGGCAGCGCCACCGCATACGGCCAGCTCAAGGACGCCAAGGACGGCGTGATCCGGACCGGCACGCCGTGGGACGAGGTGCACATCTCCTTCGGCGGCAACGGGCCGCTGGCCGACAAGTCGCTCCGGCAGGCGCTCGGGCTGGCACTGGACCGGGCCGCCCTGATCAAGATCGTCAACCAGGGCGTGCCGGTGGAGTTCAAGCCGCTCGGCAACCACCTCTTCATGACCAACCAGAGCGGCTACCAGGACAACTCCGGCGACTGGGCCAAGTACAACGTCGCGGGCGCCAAGGAGCTGCTGGAGAAGGCGGGTTGGAAGGAGGCGGCGGCCGGCCAGCCGCGCACCAAGGACGGGCAGCCGCTGGAGCTGCACTACGTGCTCAGCGACGGCTCGGCGCAGGCCCAGATCGACATGGCCACCGCCGTACAGAACATGCTCCTGCAGGTCGGGGTGAAGCTCACCGTCGACAAGGTGCCGAGCAAGGAGTACTTCGGCAAGTACGTCAACCAGGGCAAGTTCGACCTGGCCAGCTGGCGCAACACCGACTCCTTCCCGCTCTCCGCGGGTGTGGCCAACTACCGTGCGCCGCAGGGTGACAACGTGTTCGGCAACTACTCCAAGCTGGCCACCCCGGAGATCGACGAGCTGCTGCGCACCGCCGCCGCCACCCTCGACCCGGCCGAGGCGGTCAAGCTCTACAACAAGGCCGACGCGCAGATCTGGGAGCTGGGGCACACCTTGGAGCTGTACCAGCGGCCGAGCATCCTGGCGGTCCGCAAGGGCCTGGCCAACTTCGGGGCCGGCAGCCTGGCGGACACCGACATCACCAAGGTCGGCTGGGAGAAGTGA
- a CDS encoding ABC transporter permease, with protein sequence MIRYLAKRLGYYVVLLIVAVFLAYALSSTALGPRSYFEAKQPRPSAASVDRQLTALNINDRTPVVERFGTWAEGLVLHADLGRTIHDTSVNEEFGRRIWVSLRLLLVGSLLGMVLGVAVGAWGAVRQYRFSDRATTLTSFVLLSTPVFLLALLLKNGAIAAKDAAGHEVIPFTGYETPGLAGGLGAHLADWGLHLLLPTLSLALGGIAVYSRYQRATMLDVLGSDYLRTAEAKGLTRNRALLKHGLRTAVIPMATMFAYSFLGIFTGAAFTETIFGWHGMGEWFIQAINEQDINSVVAVNLFAAVVVLASGFLADLLTAALDPRVRS encoded by the coding sequence GTGATCCGGTACCTGGCCAAACGCCTCGGCTACTACGTGGTCCTGCTGATCGTCGCGGTCTTCCTGGCGTACGCCCTCTCCAGCACCGCGCTCGGGCCCCGGAGCTACTTCGAGGCCAAGCAGCCCCGGCCCTCCGCCGCCTCGGTGGACCGGCAGTTGACCGCGCTGAACATCAACGACCGCACCCCCGTGGTGGAACGCTTCGGCACCTGGGCCGAGGGCCTGGTGCTGCACGCCGACCTCGGCCGGACCATCCACGACACTTCGGTGAACGAGGAGTTCGGCCGCCGGATCTGGGTCTCGCTGCGGCTGCTGCTGGTCGGCAGCCTGCTCGGCATGGTGCTCGGCGTGGCGGTCGGCGCCTGGGGAGCGGTGCGGCAGTACCGCTTCTCCGACCGGGCCACCACACTGACCTCCTTCGTGCTGCTCTCCACCCCGGTCTTCCTGCTCGCGCTGCTGCTGAAGAACGGCGCGATCGCCGCCAAGGACGCGGCCGGCCACGAGGTGATCCCGTTCACCGGCTACGAGACCCCGGGGCTGGCCGGCGGGCTCGGCGCCCACCTGGCCGACTGGGGGCTCCATCTGCTGCTGCCCACCCTGTCGTTGGCGCTCGGCGGGATCGCGGTCTACAGCCGCTACCAGCGCGCCACCATGCTCGACGTGCTCGGCTCCGACTACCTGCGCACCGCCGAGGCCAAGGGCCTGACCAGGAACCGGGCGCTGCTCAAGCACGGACTGCGCACCGCGGTGATTCCGATGGCCACCATGTTCGCGTACAGCTTCCTGGGCATCTTCACCGGCGCGGCCTTCACCGAGACCATCTTCGGCTGGCACGGCATGGGGGAGTGGTTCATCCAGGCGATCAACGAGCAGGACATCAACTCGGTGGTCGCGGTCAACCTGTTCGCCGCGGTGGTGGTGCTGGCGTCCGGCTTCCTGGCCGACCTGCTGACCGCCGCCCTCGATCCCCGGGTCAGGTCCTGA
- a CDS encoding sirohydrochlorin chelatase produces the protein MTIFAPVLEPGPLPEAGRPTPPLVLAVRGSARPEAARAVDRLRASLTALAGAEPLVGRLDRRSPSLGEALAAAGQRAVVVPLLLGDGRHRSVDLPTAVAAATGLRAVVTPGLSGAAASLGLALYGRLREAEERAGGRADAVVLAAAGSTRPGGNQGASAAAARLRELLGDVPVVPAHCAATGPTVPAALAALRAEGYHRVAVATHLLAPGRFTDALADTAAWAVSAPLADHPLVARIVLRRYALGQLEPAGPGLSR, from the coding sequence ATGACCATCTTCGCGCCGGTGCTCGAACCGGGACCACTGCCCGAGGCCGGGCGGCCGACGCCGCCGCTGGTGCTCGCGGTGCGCGGCAGCGCGCGGCCCGAGGCGGCCCGGGCCGTCGACCGGTTGCGGGCGAGCCTCACCGCGCTGGCCGGGGCCGAACCGCTGGTCGGCCGCCTCGATCGGCGGTCGCCCTCGCTGGGCGAGGCACTGGCGGCGGCGGGGCAGCGGGCCGTGGTGGTGCCGCTGCTGCTCGGCGACGGCCGCCACCGCTCGGTGGACCTGCCCACGGCGGTGGCGGCGGCCACCGGCCTGCGGGCGGTGGTCACCCCGGGGCTGAGCGGCGCCGCCGCCTCGCTCGGGCTGGCCCTGTACGGGCGGCTGCGCGAGGCCGAGGAGCGGGCCGGCGGCCGGGCCGACGCGGTGGTGCTCGCCGCGGCGGGCTCCACCCGCCCCGGCGGCAACCAGGGCGCGTCGGCCGCGGCCGCCCGGCTGCGCGAACTGCTCGGCGACGTCCCGGTGGTGCCCGCGCACTGCGCGGCCACCGGGCCGACCGTGCCGGCGGCGCTGGCCGCGCTGCGGGCCGAGGGGTACCACCGGGTCGCGGTCGCCACCCACCTGCTCGCCCCCGGACGGTTCACCGACGCGCTGGCGGACACGGCCGCTTGGGCCGTGTCCGCACCGCTCGCCGACCACCCGCTGGTGGCCCGGATCGTGCTCCGCCGTTACGCGCTGGGCCAGTTGGAGCCGGCCGGACCCGGGCTCAGCCGCTGA
- a CDS encoding MFS transporter, which translates to MAQRQSTAVRATAVATGASLLLVLAIVLGSRGLRDFDSALVPYAVATVFLTFGVVYRYVVWISAPAARRLFRQGWRSALSWRNLRSAPTALPRLIVTYLGFQKFLGARSHSRWAAHQLMFWGCLLAAAITFPLTWGWFTFTASSAAGPGYEMRIWGFKVLGFDSGSFFGWAMYHGLDLAAVMVIGGAGYFLWRRMRDRAATTGQRFGYDFVPLLALITISVTGLLLTFSSVFLHGGGYEFLAILHMASVVLTLVYLPFGKFFHIVQRPAAVGMQLFKYTTKRKIPEAADDLFACRKCGEPIDTPEYVANLRGTMQDLSLGFDQWAEYCPRCKRVLRGSAYLSQVKKGFQ; encoded by the coding sequence GTGGCACAACGACAGTCCACGGCTGTCCGGGCGACGGCGGTGGCCACGGGGGCGTCGCTGCTCCTGGTCCTCGCCATCGTGCTCGGCAGCCGCGGCCTCAGGGACTTCGACTCCGCGCTGGTCCCGTACGCGGTGGCCACCGTCTTCCTGACCTTCGGGGTGGTCTACCGCTACGTGGTCTGGATCTCCGCCCCCGCCGCCCGGCGGCTGTTCAGGCAGGGCTGGCGCTCGGCGCTGTCCTGGCGGAACCTGCGCTCCGCGCCGACCGCGCTGCCCCGGCTGATCGTCACCTACCTGGGCTTCCAGAAGTTCCTCGGCGCCCGCTCGCACTCCCGCTGGGCGGCGCACCAACTGATGTTCTGGGGCTGCCTGTTGGCCGCCGCGATCACCTTCCCGCTGACCTGGGGCTGGTTCACCTTCACCGCCTCGAGCGCGGCCGGACCCGGCTACGAGATGCGGATCTGGGGCTTCAAGGTGCTCGGCTTCGACTCCGGCAGCTTCTTCGGCTGGGCGATGTACCACGGGCTCGACCTGGCGGCGGTGATGGTGATCGGCGGGGCGGGCTACTTCCTCTGGCGCCGGATGCGGGACCGCGCGGCCACCACCGGGCAGCGCTTCGGCTACGACTTCGTCCCGCTGCTCGCGCTGATCACCATCTCGGTGACCGGCCTGCTGCTCACCTTCTCCTCGGTCTTCCTGCACGGCGGCGGCTACGAGTTCCTCGCCATCCTGCACATGGCCTCGGTGGTGCTGACCCTGGTCTACCTGCCGTTCGGCAAGTTCTTCCACATCGTCCAGCGCCCGGCCGCGGTCGGCATGCAGCTGTTCAAGTACACGACGAAGCGGAAGATCCCCGAGGCCGCCGACGACCTGTTCGCCTGCCGCAAGTGCGGCGAGCCGATCGACACCCCCGAGTACGTGGCGAACCTGCGCGGCACCATGCAGGACCTCAGCCTCGGCTTCGACCAGTGGGCGGAGTACTGCCCGCGCTGCAAGCGGGTGTTGCGTGGCAGCGCCTACCTCTCCCAGGTGAAGAAGGGCTTCCAGTGA